The genomic interval CGCACGAGCTCGTACACTGAGGGCTGTGGGGCCGGGGCAGTGCCCAGGGTCAGGGGGCCATGCCCCCACCAGGGGCTGCCCGTGGGGAGGGGTCCACAGCAGGGGCAAAGCTTTCTgggtcttccccagcatcaggacaCGGGGCCACCAGAAAGGTCCAAGCAGGTGAGCTCAGGGCCGAGGGTCAGGCACGGAGCCCGACAAGGGGGTGCTGCAGTGCCCCCAGAGGAGCCCCCCCAGACCTGCCCCAGGACCCACGAGCAGTCACCCACTCAGCAGGCCTCAAGAGGCTCCTGCTGCAAGCCCCCTGCCTGGCGCTGGGGTCCGAGTCCTGACTGGGCCAACAACTGCTGCCCCCCAGGGGCCCCGCCCCCGCGGCTCCTGCACCGCTGCCCCGCCCGTCCGTCCATCCGTGCACTCACCCCGGTGACGCTGTAGCCTTGGAACACCCAGGACCTGTCCTCACTAGTGGCGCAGCAGAGGGCGGCCACGCCGTGGCCCACAGCGCAGATGGGTTCTGTAAGCAGGGCCAGCGCCAGCTTGACGCCGCGGCCACCCAGGCCCAAGCGACACCCCCACCTCCCCGGCCCTCCCACACAAGACTGGGGTTTGTTCAGAGCTCAGATCCCCTCAAGCTGTTCAGGGGCTGAGAGCCAGGCTCGGCGGGAGGAAGGCGGCTGCTGGGTCCACCCCTCACACAGGAGTACCACCCTCTGCCCATCAGAGCTGCCTGACCCGGTCTCTGGGCAGTGCCTGGAGCCCCCTCCTCCGAATGCAGCAGATAGGGGGGCAGGGGGCGCCCAGCCCTCCGCTCAACCCCAGGCCCCTGGCCCCAAGCCCCGTCTCAGAGGGCAGGCTGGCACAAGTGCGTTCCCACGGCTGAGTGCCCGGACAAGCACTGCCCATGGACAGGAGGCCTCGTTTCCACCAACAAAGGACGCTGTGTGCAGCCCTGGGTTCGCCCGCTCGTCTCGACGCCAGGCCAGGGCAGTGTGCCCCGTTCCCTTGGAGCAGACACGTCTCCTCAGGGCAGTTttccagccccctgccccaccaccacccacaaaCCCCACCAAGAACCAAGCCAGCATCCTGCCTGCCCATCTTGCGGGGGGCGGGGTTCCCAGCCCACAGCCCCCAAGGGAACCAGGCTGAGGCACCACAGGGGCAAGTCAGGGGGCTGATGGTGGAAGGGACGCCcaccttcatgtgtgtgtgtgcgcgtcaCACGCACATGTATACACGCTGGGTAAACCTGTCCACTTACTGGTCAGGACCATAGCGCTCCACACTGACCCTAGGCAGCTCCTGAAATGACGGCATTCCCACCAAAACCTGAACCCCAACGACGCCCACGAACACCAGCCCCCACACCCCCATCAGGCACTCCTCCCTGTTGGCGTGGTCCCATCTTCCATGAATCTCGTACCGCACCCCCCCAGCCCGGGCCCGAGGCCACCTACTGCTCTCAGAGTGGAAGTGCTGCAGGATGCGAGCCAGGGACCCGCTGCTGGCCAGGTCCACCAGGGCCCCAGGACAGCTGGGGATCAGCAGGGCATGGTAGCGGGCACCTGGAGGACCACAGCCCTGTCAGTCACGGACGACGAGGCCagcagccggctcctctctgctCCTGCTGCCCCCACCAGCTAAGGCTCCCAAGGCCCGCAAACCACCTGCGTACCCGCCAGCTCCCTCCCCTGCTGGGAGGTCTGGCCACCGGACAGGACATGGCCCGGATGGTCACGGTGCTCCATGGCAAGCCCCAGAATGCTCCAGGAATTCGAGAAAGCAGTTTGGGGTCAGGACCCAGCAGGAATCGCACCCCCCAAGGCCCTCCCAGGCCCCACACCGTCAATGGACTCCAGCTTGGCGGGGCTGGCGTAAGCTTTGAGGCGGAAGTCCTGCACCCAGCGTGCGTTGCTCTCATTCACGTCGACGAAGTCCATGGTCTTCCCCTGTGGAGGCCCAGAGGCCAAGGGTCAGCACCTCACCCCCTGCTACTGGCATATGGAGGCTCCAGGAAACTGACAAGGGCTGGGACTGCCAGCAGCCCCTCGGGACAAAGACACCGTCGGCCCAGCCCCTCAGCCCCTGCTGGCCACAGTCTCCGCCTGTCGAGTGGAAGCAGGTGTCCCAGGCACCTCTGGGGAGGCTCTCAGTGCTCCCTGGGGTCCCAACCCCGTAGGTCCCCCCAGGAATGACGTCACTCTCCTGGAGACACGGGGAGCCGGACTCACCCCAGGCGTGGCCACTTGCAGGTTGAAGGCAGCGCTGGCCAGCGTGAAGCAGTGGAGGAAGGACTGGGCCGACACACCTGCGAGAAGACGCAGCCCGGTGGGTTCAGGGCTTCTCCCGGTCTGGACCACCCTGGGGAGCAGCCCTTCACCCCACCTCACCCAGGCCCACCCCGCAATCCCCTGAAGGGGGTCTCGCTCTCTCCCGAGCCTGACCACTACAGGCCTTTTCCAGAAGGAAAACTCAAGTGTGAGGTTCCCTAACACTCCATCACCAGGGACTGAGACCCACACACACCCGCCGATTTCAGCGAGAGGGGGCAGTGATAGAAGCCTGTGGCTCTGGAGGCGGGGCCGCGGCCTGTGTCCTAGGGGAAGGGGGTGCATGCGGGGTCGGGGCGGTGGGCTCCTTCCCTCACAGAGCTCCTGGGTCTGGCATGCCACCCCAGCCCTGGCACTGTGCCCCGCCCTCTTCTCTGTGGACCCAGGGGGAAGGCTCTCCGCTTCTGGGGGCTGAGGCTCCATCACAGACACCTGCTTCTAAAGGGACCTGATCTGCAGCCTTCCGCCTTTAATCAGGGGACCCCACCCCTGAACCTCATCTTGGACCTCATCCCTCTCCAGTCTTGCGGATCAGTACATGCACACGGTAGACAGCCTGCATATCTGGCAAAGGCAGTCTCCCCAGTGCTGCCCGGTTCCTCCAGCCCCCTCTACCCTACCTGCTTTGGCCCAGGGTCCCCTGAAGGGCCTACTCATCCTGCCCGCAGAGCCCAGCAGCCTTTCAGAGCTGTGCCCCCAACCCATGTCCTCAACACCCTCCCCTGGGGCACACCCAGGCCGGCGCGACCCCTCCTCACCATTACCCTGCTCCCAGCAGTCACCCACGACTCCAGGGCTGAACCCCACTCTCAGTGGCTCAGCCTTGATCTCTCCACGGCGGGTGGTGCCCCTCAGTGTCTCCGTCCTGGGGGGCAGCTCAGGGGCCCCGCCTGGGGCTCAGCACACTGCGACCCCGTGACCCGCTGCCCTCGCTCCCCCGCCCCCTTGGGCAGCAGCTGAAGTCAGGCCGGAGGCAGGCTCCGGAGCGGGACCCCGGGACCCGCCTGGGCGCCCCGCCTCCCCGCCTATCGACCTCCTTGCGGAGGCCGAGGCGCCCGGCGCCCCCGACCGCCGGCCCTGAGCACCCGAGGCCTCGGCCGAGAAGCGGCGCTCGTGGCGCGGGGCCCGGCCGTCCGGCTCCGCTCGCACCTTCACCCGGGACACTGCCGGGGGGCGCGGCTCGCGCACCGCAGGGCCCCGGGACAGTCCCCCACCGCGTCCCCGGGCGGCGGCCGGGTGCACTGGCCAGCCCGCAGCGAGCACCACCGCGGGCCGCTCTCCACCGAAGCTCGGCTCGGGCGGGAGCGCTCGCAGCCCCGACCCCGCCCTCGCGAGCCTCACCTTCCGCGGCGCCGCTGGCCACGAGGAGGCAGGCGGGCCGGCTCGGGAGCCGCTCGGACGCCATGACGGGACTGCGGGGGGCTGGTACCGCTGCGCGTGCGCGGGGCGGCGGGGCGCGTGCCCGGGCGGCGGGGCGCGTGCGCGGGGCGGCAGTGCGCGCTTCCGGGCGCGGTGACGCGCCGCGcggcctgggggcggggctgaGCTGCGCTGGCTCCGCCTCCTCCCACCCCGAGCTCGAGTTCGGGTCCGATTCCGGGTCAAGTCCGCCGCCAGCCGCGGGCAGCTGAGCCCTTGGACGCGGTCCCGGACCGCGTCCGCGTCGTGGCCCCGGAGATCCTGCAGAGAGGTCTGAGCTGGGCCACGGGACCGCAGCTGCATGGAGCAGACTCCTAGCCCAACCCCCGCTCGCGGTCGGGAACACGGTTCCTGACCCTCCCGAAACCGAGGTCGAGGCCGTGGGCCAGCCTGCAAGGAATGCGTCCCGCGTGGCATTCGGCAACTTGCAGGACATGGCAGCGGTGGTGGCATGCGGCCTCCCTGTCCAGAAGCCTCATTCTGGGTCCGGCGGTGGTCTGCCTGTCACTGTCGGCCCCTGTCAGTGTCCAGGGGGGCGGACACCCACAAGATGACCTGTCAGGGCAATTGAGGTGTCCCCCGGGTGGGCTAGGAGTCTCACTGCCCCTTCCTGAGCAGGTTCTCATACCAGGGAGCGGCCCTACCCTCACATGGGAAGGGGCAGCGGTGAAGAGGTGCCTGTTACTCAGGCCTGGCCCTGAGGCCAACACCCGGGCCAGATGGCCAAGCGCACCTGGGCATGATGGTTGGTGCTGCAGGAGTGACTGGCAGGTGTCTGCTCTTCTGAGGGCAGGCGCAGACCAGAAGGACCAGCAGCCCAGGCCAGGTGACTGTCCCCTGGTCCATCGCTCAGTCTAGAGGTGAGAAGAAGGGGCTCCCCTTCAGAGCCCCCCATCCCATCCTGCTGAGCCCCCTCCCACAGTTGTTACCCCGGGTCACACCTGAAGTGTCAGCTCACCTGCCTCCCCCTGGGCATCACCTACAGGCTACGCAAGTTCCTGATCATCAACAGTGAGTGCCCAGTGGAACAGTAGAAGGTAGGGGAGGCCTGGGGGTTGACTAGGGCTCTGCCGTTGGGGTTGTGACGCCCTTGAACCTGGGCTCTTGCAGTTGTTTGGGCCCCCGAGGCACAAAGTCCCTGGGGACCAAAGGTCATGTTTTCCTGCAACAGCGTTTCATTCCTGTCCCTAGAACCTGCTCACCCTGGAAGCCAAGAACGGGTGACTGGGGGGCCATTTCTGGGGGACTTTCTGCCTGGTGGGGCTGGCCAGTGCCTCAGGTCTCCTCTGCTTTCTCCCCTGGCAACTTCCTCTTTTCAAAGCACATCTGAGCCTTTCCCTGGGAGCCATTTCACTTCCTATTTCTATCTCCCGAATGCTGGAACCCATCTCTCTGCCCATCAAACTCCTAACCATCCCTCAAAGCCCATGGGCACCAAGGCACTGTCTACCCAATACTCCCTTTCTGAGAACACCCCATGCAAGGACTGCCTTGAGTGCCCCTTTGTTATCCCAGTCGGCCTGCTGGGTGGACCTCCCATACAGGGACTTGGGATTGAGGCTGTCTCAGGGAG from Bos indicus x Bos taurus breed Angus x Brahman F1 hybrid chromosome 29, Bos_hybrid_MaternalHap_v2.0, whole genome shotgun sequence carries:
- the GATD1 gene encoding glutamine amidotransferase-like class 1 domain-containing protein 1 isoform X7, with product MASERLPSRPACLLVASGAAEGVSAQSFLHCFTLASAAFNLQVATPGGKTMDFVDVNESNARWVQDFRLKAYASPAKLESIDEPICAVGHGVAALCCATSEDRSWVFQGYSVTGPSVYELVRAPGFAHLPLIVEDFVKDAGACFSASEPDAMHVVLDRHLVTGQNASSTIPAVQNLLFLCGSR
- the GATD1 gene encoding glutamine amidotransferase-like class 1 domain-containing protein 1 isoform X2 — protein: MASERLPSRPACLLVASGAAEGVSAQSFLHCFTLASAAFNLQVATPGGKTMDFVDVNESNARWVQDFRLKAYASPAKLESIDGARYHALLIPSCPGALVDLASSGSLARILQHFHSESKPICAVGHGVAALCCATSEDRSWVFQGYSVTGPSVYELVRAPGFAHLPLIVEDFVKDAGACFSASEPDAMHVVLDRHLVTGQNASSTIPAVQNLLFLCGSRK
- the GATD1 gene encoding glutamine amidotransferase-like class 1 domain-containing protein 1 isoform X6 — encoded protein: MDFVDVNESNARWVQDFRLKAYASPAKLESIDGARYHALLIPSCPGALVDLASSGSLARILQHFHSESKPICAVGHGVAALCCATSEDRSWVFQGYSVTGPASLTPCMWCWIATWSPGRTPAPPSLPCRTCSSSVAAGSEEAPGQAPSRCHHLQMSWVSPETLPRDTRPAWPLGELLGGSEDPP
- the GATD1 gene encoding glutamine amidotransferase-like class 1 domain-containing protein 1 isoform X3 — encoded protein: MASERLPSRPACLLVASGAAEGVSAQSFLHCFTLASAAFNLQVATPGGKTMDFVDVNESNARWVQDFRLKAYASPAKLESIDGARYHALLIPSCPGALVDLASSGSLARILQHFHSESKPICAVGHGVAALCCATSEDRSWVFQGYSVTGPSVYELVRAPGFAHLPLIVEDFVKDAGACFSASEPDAMHVVLDRHLVTGQNASSTIPAVQNLLFLCGSR
- the GATD1 gene encoding glutamine amidotransferase-like class 1 domain-containing protein 1 isoform X4, which codes for MASERLPSRPACLLVASGAAEGVSAQSFLHCFTLASAAFNLQVATPGGKTMDFVDVNESNARWVQDFRLKAYASPAKLESIDEPICAVGHGVAALCCATSEDRSWVFQGYSVTGPASLTPCMWCWIATWSPGRTPAPPSLPCRTCSSSVAAGSEEAPGQAPSRCHHLQMSWVSPETLPRDTRPAWPLGELLGGSEDPP
- the GATD1 gene encoding glutamine amidotransferase-like class 1 domain-containing protein 1 isoform X5: MASERLPSRPACLLVASGAAEGVSAQSFLHCFTLASAAFNLQVATPGGKTMDFVDVNESNARWVQDFRLKAYASPAKLESIDEPICAVGHGVAALCCATSEDRSWVFQGYSVTGPSVYELVRAPGFAHLPLIVEDFVKDAGACFSASEPDAMHVVLDRHLVTGQNASSTIPAVQNLLFLCGSRK
- the GATD1 gene encoding glutamine amidotransferase-like class 1 domain-containing protein 1 isoform X1, with amino-acid sequence MASERLPSRPACLLVASGAAEGVSAQSFLHCFTLASAAFNLQVATPGGKTMDFVDVNESNARWVQDFRLKAYASPAKLESIDGARYHALLIPSCPGALVDLASSGSLARILQHFHSESKPICAVGHGVAALCCATSEDRSWVFQGYSVTGPASLTPCMWCWIATWSPGRTPAPPSLPCRTCSSSVAAGSEEAPGQAPSRCHHLQMSWVSPETLPRDTRPAWPLGELLGGSEDPP